Part of the Halorhabdus utahensis DSM 12940 genome, AACCCGAACGAAAGGGCGACACGTTCGATGCCGTCGATTCCACCCTCGGCCGTGGACGGAGCGGCGTGTGATTCATCGGCCGTGTCCTCGGTGTCGACAGCCCGTTGTCCACGTTCCGGGAACAGTGCCGCGATGAATGCGTACCCAGGAATGAACAGCACGAACGGAAGGCCGAACACGACACGAAGAGGGGTGTCCTGGACGAACGGAAGAAACACGGAGAGGTTGACGGCGCCGACGAACGCGAACACGAACGCGAGATCGAACGGCAAGCGCCGAACGTTCTCGGGTAACAGTAATCGCCAGTCTGACCCGTGTGCCATTATGAGAGGTCAGTGATTCCGGCCCAATAAGACAGTCGATTGTTCGATTGTCGGCTGGAGGGAATCGAGTGACAATCTCGGCTGTATCTTTTGCACAACTGTGTCCAGGGAGGCAGACATCAATGATGAACCTGCAAGCAGGCCAGAGAGACCTGGCGATAGTCTCTATCCTCGCAAACTCTCAAGAGAAGTAGATATAGTATTAAAATTTCCCACATATAACATATTGTATATAGAGTTGTTCCAACGGGAACTACTATATGAGCGGGGCTGAAAACAGTCATTGAGTGAGGGTAATGACCTATTATATCTCTATCTCCGACAGGATCCATGCGGTAAGCGATCACTGTAATGTACATCGAGCCCTCAAGCGGTTCTGGATGTCCGTCGATCGTTCAAACAACCCGCTACCGACGGACCGGCAGAGAAACCAGTCGTTGTCACGACAGAACATCAGCGGAACGACACCACAAACGTTGCAGCTATCATGACCACGGGATCAAAACATCGGAAGAGTGAAACGATCCGGGTAGATGGAAAAATCGAGGGCAGGGGATCAGCGACAGACGATGCGCTGGTCGGGATCCGCGTCCTCCCGGGTGTTGACGAGGATCATCTCGCAGGTTCGATACTCCGGGCACGGAAAGCCGGTCACGACGTCGTAGTCTGTGCGTGTGGCGATGTCGGAGAAGCGGTGCTGACGTTCGCGGACGAGCTCAGTGTCCCGGTATTGTACACTGACTCCAACAGGCTGGACGCGGCAGATGCACTCGTTCCTCACGCACGGGAGGCTGGCTATCCAGGCGTCCTCTGGCAAGCCGATCCCGCCTCGCGAGTCGACTTCAAAGCGAGCGTAGATGCGCTGCAAGCAAGTAATCGATACGCAACCGAGGTCACGTCTGTGTGCTCGGAACCATCTGGCGGTGTGGACAGCACTTCCCAGGAGGGGATTGTCGTCGGCATCCCCGCCTACAACGAGGAGGTGGGCATCGGCAGCGTCGTCGTCGAGGCCAATCAGTATGCCGACGAGGTCGTCGTCGTCGACGACGGAAGTTCCGATCGGACCGTCCAGGTAGCGGACCGTTCCGGCGCGACCGTGATCGAACACGCGGAAAACCGTGGGAAAGGCGCGGCGTTGCGGACGCTCTTCGAGGGAGTTGAGCTCGACGGCGGTGACGTGCTCGTGACGATCGACGGCGACGGCCAACACGTCCCCGCGGAGATCGAGGACGTCGCCGAGCCCGTCCAGGAGGGCGACGCCGATATAGTGATCGGGAGTCGGTATCTCGACGGCGACGACGAGACCCCGCTGTATCGGCGCTTCGGGCAGACTGTGCTGGACACGGTGACTCCAGGAGGGGCCAATGGAGACCTCTCGGACACACAGAGCGGGTTCCGGGCCTTCTCGCCGACAGCAGTGGAGAAGATGGCGATCAGGACGGACGGGATGGGCGTCGAATCGGAGATGATCTCGGAAGCGAGTTCGAACGGGTTGGACATTACGGAGGTTCCGATCGACGTGCGATACGACGGGATCGACGGACAGACACACAACCCGCTCCGTCACGGGCTCGAGGTGCTGAACTTCCTCATCAAGCTGATCCGCGATCGCCATCCTCTGTTGTTCTTTGCACTGCCGGGAGTGGTTCTGTCACTGATCGGGAGTATAGTGGGATTCGACGCCGTCATCATCTATCAGAACCAAGGTGTGTTCTACCCGACGAAAGTCATGGTGGCCGGCTTCGCAACGATCCTGGGTATCTTGAGTATCTTTACGGGACTTACGCTGAACCAGTTCCAGAACATGATGCATTCGATGGCTGAGGGAGAGTGATTGACGGTGACTGAAGCGACAGTGGCTATTGCGCTTGGAACCCGTCCGGAAATCATCAAGCTCTCTCCCGTGATTCGGGAGTGTGAACGGCGGGACATCAACTACGAATTGATTCACACCGGCCAACACTACTCAGACAATCTGGATCAAGTGTTTTTCGACCAACTAGAGTTGCCCGATCCGGATCACCACCTGCAGGTGGGTTCGAAGTCCCACGGAAAACAAACTGGGGAGATGATCGCCGGCATCGAGGATATCCTGCTGGATGTCGAACCGGAGGTTCTGTTGGTGCAGGGTGATACGAATTCGGTCCTGGCAGGCGCGATCGCGGCAAGCAAACTCGATGTCGCACTCGGCCACGTCGAAGCCGGCCTTCGTAGTTTCGACCGTGAGATGCCCGAGGAGACCAATCGAGTCCTCACGGATCACGTTGGGGACTATCTGTTCGCTCCGACCGAGACGTCCGCGGACTATCTTCGTGATGAGGGGATCGACGACAAGCGAATCCATGTCACCGGAAACACGGTCGTTGACGCGGTTGGACGCCATCGCGAATTGGCTGCCGAGAAGAGTTCCGTCCTTGATGATCTTGGGGTTGCAGTCGGTGAGTTTGCACTGTTGACGGCCCACCGTGCGGAGAACGTGGACGAACGCGATCGGTTTGCGGAGTTGCTGACCGGCGTTGCGCGTGCGGCGTCGAGTCTCGATCTCGATGTCGTGTACCCGATCCATCCACGAGCAGAGAGTCGTCTCAATGAATTCGATCTGGACGTTCCGGATCGCATTCACCTGGTGGAGCCCCAGGAGTACCTCGACTTTCTCGAGCTAGAGCGAACGGCGCGGCTGATTTTCACGGATTCGGGGGGCGTGCAGGAAGAAGCCTGTATCCTGGGCGTTCCCTGTGTAACATTACGTGAGAATACGGAGCGCCCAGAAACGGTTGACGTGGGGGCGAACCGACTGGTCGGGACTGATCCGCAAACGATCCACGACGGAGCGTTAGCAATGACGAATTCAACAACAGACTGGGAAAATCCGTTTGGCGATGGGACTGCATCGGAACAAATAATGGCTACCCTGCGGCAGACACATTCAGTGAGGACTATACAATGAGTACGATTTGCGTCCACGGACTGGGGTACATCGGATTACCGACGGCGGCGATGCTTGCGAACCATGGACATCAGGTAACAGGATACGATTCGGACGAAACAGTTGTGCAAAGCCTGGCAAACGGAGATATCCATATAGACGAGCCGGGACTTCGAGCTTTTGTCACACAAGCTCTGGAATCCGGTCATCTCACCGTGAGTACTGAGGTCGAGGCCGCAAAATATCAGATCGTCGCAGTACCAACCCCGTTCGATGACGAAACCAAGGAAGCCACACTCGATTATGTTAAAGAAGCCGGCGAAGCGATCGCACCACATCTACGGGAAGGTGACACGGTCGTGCTTGAATCGACCGTGCCACCGGGGACGACAGTTGAGGTCCTCCAGCCGACACTGGAGAAGTCAGGGTTGACAGCAGGGACTGACTTCGCGCTCGTACACTGCCCAGAGACGGTACTCCCCGGAGACATTATTACGGAACTCAGGCAGAACGATCGCGTTTTGGGTGGCGTCAACGGTGTCTCGACACAAGCAGCGGTTCGCCTGTACGAGTCGTTTGTCGAAGGAGACATCTATACTGCCGAGAATGCGACTACAGCTGAGTTCGTCAAACTCATCCAGAACACGTTCCGAGACGTCAACATCGCGCTGGCCAACGAAATCGCTCTCGTCGGTGAGGATTACGGGGTGGACTCGCGGGAAGCCATCGAGATGGCGAACACGCACCCACGGGTCAACATCCACCAACCTGGTCCCGGCGTCGGAGGACATTGTCTCCCAATTGACCCGTGGTTCCTCGGATACGACTCCGAACAGCTCGATCTGATCAGCACTGCGCGAAATATTAATGACAGCATGCCCGGGCACGTTATCGAGATGCTTCGGGAGGAACTGGGTTCACTCGAAGGGAAACGTATCGCGCTGCTTGGCGTCGCGTACAAGGGCAACGTGGGCGATACCCGGCAGAGTCCGACGCTTGATCTAGCCGCTGAATTACAGGAAGCTGTTGCTGACGAGCAGAAGGCAGCAGCTGATGGCGGTAGATCCCAGTCAGCTGGGGGTATCGACATTCGATTGCACGATCCATACGTCGAGGATCAGACGTTGGACCTCATTGGACTCGAAGAGTCGGTTTCCGATGCCGATGCGGTCGTGATTGCAACGGATCACGACGAGTACGAGGAATTACCCATCGATAGATTTGAAGAACAGATGGCAGGCTCGCTTCTCGTTGATACGAAGGCTGTCCTCGATGTAGATGTCTGGACCAAGGAAGGCTTCACGGTAGAGCGAATCTAACACCGGTATGTCTGATACGAATACAGCGTGGGTGGACCTGGTGAGTCCATCCCACCCATTCTTTTTCAAGTCACTACTGGATGAGCTCCCGGAACTGAATCGGAACGTGACTGTCCGACAGAAAACAGAAACCGTTGGATTGGCCGATTCTGCCGGATTTGATTACGACATTTTGGGTCGAGACTTCGATAATACATTCCTGCGAAAAGTTGGAATTCCACTTCGAACAATACAAGCGACACTTCAGGCCCCGGATGCCGACATCTCGCTGTCCTCCCGAAATGCGATGTGTGTCCTCGCTTCGAAGGCTCGTGGAATCCCCTCTATCCATTTCACTGATAACGATATTACGGCTCATGTGGATGGATTACACATTGAAAAACTGTACAATCGATTCGAAGCTCAAGCAACTCATAACGTCGTCCCAGCTGCATTTGATACCAATGAATTGACTCGCTGGGGAGCTACTTCTGA contains:
- a CDS encoding glycosyltransferase family 2 protein → MTTGSKHRKSETIRVDGKIEGRGSATDDALVGIRVLPGVDEDHLAGSILRARKAGHDVVVCACGDVGEAVLTFADELSVPVLYTDSNRLDAADALVPHAREAGYPGVLWQADPASRVDFKASVDALQASNRYATEVTSVCSEPSGGVDSTSQEGIVVGIPAYNEEVGIGSVVVEANQYADEVVVVDDGSSDRTVQVADRSGATVIEHAENRGKGAALRTLFEGVELDGGDVLVTIDGDGQHVPAEIEDVAEPVQEGDADIVIGSRYLDGDDETPLYRRFGQTVLDTVTPGGANGDLSDTQSGFRAFSPTAVEKMAIRTDGMGVESEMISEASSNGLDITEVPIDVRYDGIDGQTHNPLRHGLEVLNFLIKLIRDRHPLLFFALPGVVLSLIGSIVGFDAVIIYQNQGVFYPTKVMVAGFATILGILSIFTGLTLNQFQNMMHSMAEGE
- the wecB gene encoding non-hydrolyzing UDP-N-acetylglucosamine 2-epimerase; protein product: MTEATVAIALGTRPEIIKLSPVIRECERRDINYELIHTGQHYSDNLDQVFFDQLELPDPDHHLQVGSKSHGKQTGEMIAGIEDILLDVEPEVLLVQGDTNSVLAGAIAASKLDVALGHVEAGLRSFDREMPEETNRVLTDHVGDYLFAPTETSADYLRDEGIDDKRIHVTGNTVVDAVGRHRELAAEKSSVLDDLGVAVGEFALLTAHRAENVDERDRFAELLTGVARAASSLDLDVVYPIHPRAESRLNEFDLDVPDRIHLVEPQEYLDFLELERTARLIFTDSGGVQEEACILGVPCVTLRENTERPETVDVGANRLVGTDPQTIHDGALAMTNSTTDWENPFGDGTASEQIMATLRQTHSVRTIQ
- a CDS encoding nucleotide sugar dehydrogenase; this encodes MSTICVHGLGYIGLPTAAMLANHGHQVTGYDSDETVVQSLANGDIHIDEPGLRAFVTQALESGHLTVSTEVEAAKYQIVAVPTPFDDETKEATLDYVKEAGEAIAPHLREGDTVVLESTVPPGTTVEVLQPTLEKSGLTAGTDFALVHCPETVLPGDIITELRQNDRVLGGVNGVSTQAAVRLYESFVEGDIYTAENATTAEFVKLIQNTFRDVNIALANEIALVGEDYGVDSREAIEMANTHPRVNIHQPGPGVGGHCLPIDPWFLGYDSEQLDLISTARNINDSMPGHVIEMLREELGSLEGKRIALLGVAYKGNVGDTRQSPTLDLAAELQEAVADEQKAAADGGRSQSAGGIDIRLHDPYVEDQTLDLIGLEESVSDADAVVIATDHDEYEELPIDRFEEQMAGSLLVDTKAVLDVDVWTKEGFTVERI